A section of the Pedobacter sp. HDW13 genome encodes:
- a CDS encoding methylated-DNA--[protein]-cysteine S-methyltransferase — protein sequence MNYASVIASPVGQITILADEEFVYAVTFAEKDITGLPENPLTQKVAQQLKDYFNGKLQHFNFPMKQKGTEFQQDVWLNLLAIPYGETTSYAKFSAHQPLAIRAIAAANGKNNIAIVVPCHRVIGSNGKLVGYAGGLWRKKWLLQHESEVMQRGQTELKF from the coding sequence ATGAACTACGCATCAGTTATAGCATCGCCGGTTGGCCAAATTACTATCCTTGCCGATGAAGAATTTGTGTATGCCGTTACTTTTGCCGAAAAAGATATTACCGGATTACCAGAAAACCCGCTCACACAAAAGGTTGCCCAGCAATTAAAAGATTATTTTAATGGCAAACTACAGCATTTCAATTTCCCCATGAAACAGAAAGGGACTGAGTTTCAGCAGGACGTTTGGCTAAATTTATTGGCTATCCCTTATGGAGAAACCACATCCTATGCTAAATTTTCGGCACATCAGCCATTGGCTATCCGTGCCATTGCAGCCGCTAACGGTAAAAACAACATTGCCATTGTAGTACCTTGTCACCGGGTTATTGGCAGCAATGGTAAACTGGTGGGTTATGCAGGCGGCTTATGGCGTAAAAAATGGTTGTTGCAACACGAAAGTGAAGTAATGCAACGCGGACAAACAGAACTAAAATTTTAA
- a CDS encoding heme exporter protein CcmB has protein sequence MQLAKEVKYLIHKEVLLEWRSKYTINGVLLYVVSTIFTCYLSFVSLGDKLTWNALFWIIMLFASINGVSKSFLQETKGQQLYSYILASPAAVLISKTVYNTLLMLVLTTIALGFYTLVFDSFTPPDLVMYYVAVVLGSISFSTVFTMVSAIASKAGNGGMLMAILSFPIIIPVLILLIKLAKNAVDGLPWENSYDEIAMLLVVNVLMVATSLLLFPYLWRD, from the coding sequence ATGCAATTGGCCAAAGAGGTTAAATATTTAATTCACAAGGAAGTATTGTTAGAGTGGCGCTCCAAATATACCATAAACGGTGTGCTGTTATACGTGGTTTCTACCATTTTTACCTGCTATTTATCGTTTGTAAGTTTGGGCGATAAACTAACCTGGAATGCACTTTTTTGGATTATTATGCTCTTTGCCTCCATCAATGGAGTATCGAAAAGCTTTTTGCAGGAAACCAAAGGACAGCAGCTTTACAGTTATATCTTAGCAAGCCCAGCGGCGGTTTTGATCTCCAAAACAGTGTACAATACGTTGCTCATGCTCGTACTTACCACAATTGCTTTAGGGTTTTATACCTTAGTTTTCGATTCATTTACGCCTCCTGATCTGGTTATGTATTATGTAGCTGTTGTGTTAGGCAGTATCAGTTTTTCAACTGTATTTACCATGGTTTCGGCTATTGCCAGTAAAGCAGGTAACGGCGGTATGCTAATGGCTATTTTAAGCTTCCCGATTATTATTCCAGTGCTTATTTTGTTGATTAAACTGGCTAAAAATGCAGTAGATGGTTTGCCCTGGGAAAACAGTTACGATGAAATTGCCATGCTTTTGGTGGTGAATGTGCTAATGGTGGCCACGTCTTTATTGTTATTTCCTTACCTTTGGCGCGATTAA